Proteins co-encoded in one Nonlabens agnitus genomic window:
- a CDS encoding efflux RND transporter permease subunit, with protein sequence MFSKFIKRPVLAIVISVIIVFTGLLSINNLPISQFPEIAPTTVNIFIAYPGSSAEVLVNSTLIPLETAINGVQDMRYIASDATSAGEGTIRIIFEPGTDPNEAVVRVKTRVDQVMPLLPELVQREGVIITPVQPSMLMYVNLYSDAKKNDEKFLYNYSYTTIIPELQRINGIASAQILGSRKYAMRVWLKPDRMRAYNVSAEEVLKAMEEQSIIARPGRLGQSSGIKSQSLEYVLSFQERYNKEEQYKDIIIKANAEGELLMLKDIADVELGSEFFDIYSNLDGKPSASIVLKQTVGSNASDVIDQVKSTLRDFEASLPPGVEYKISYDVSNFLDASIEQVIHTLRDAFILVAIVVFLFLGDWRSTLIPIIAVPVSLIGAFFVMQLFGLSINLITLFALVLAIGIVVDDAIVVVEAVHAKMEEEHLNPYDAVKKVIKEIGGAIIAITLVMVAVFIPISFMSGPVGVFYRQFSITMAGSIIISAIVALTLTPVLCAMILKNNHGKPRHRSIMNRFIDAFNRGFEKLTGRYIKVLRHIVNRRVVTFGILIAFCVGIFLTNEVLPSGFIPNEDQGTIYAIIQTPPGATLERTNEVAQNLQRVCSKIDGVESVSSLAGYEIMTEGRGSNAGTCLINLKPWSEREHSVHEIMEELEEQSKDLGAVIEYFEPPAVPGFGSSGGFSMRLLDKTNGTDYQEFERVNNEFMDALREREELTGLFTFFAANYPQIELKINNKAAMQKGVTIGNAMENLNILIGSTYEQGFIRFGRFFKVYTQAGPEYRRLFSDLEKLFVKNEEGEMVPYSSFMTMEKKLGPNEITRYNLYNSASIRGLPAKGFTSGDAIAAINEVAKEQLPRGYDIAYEGLSYDEANRGSESIYIFGVVLLFVYFVLAAQYESFILPLAVIFSLPVGVFGSFVLLKFMGLANDIYAQIGLIMLVGLLGKNAVLIVEFAVQKRREGANILEAAIEGARMRFRPILMTSFAFIAGLIPLVIAHGAGAIANKTIGGSALGGMLLGTLVGVLVIPGLYFIFGSWADGKSLIKNEDYETVSQSFIRNSEEQYDAKQDISKLRRLMKKLKSKIKNDKVEDHD encoded by the coding sequence ATGTTCAGCAAGTTTATAAAACGGCCAGTACTGGCCATAGTCATTTCTGTGATCATTGTTTTCACAGGACTTCTATCGATCAACAATCTACCAATTTCTCAATTTCCAGAAATTGCACCTACCACGGTCAATATCTTTATCGCCTACCCAGGGTCCAGCGCAGAGGTTTTGGTAAATTCCACGCTAATCCCTTTAGAGACTGCCATTAATGGTGTTCAAGATATGCGTTACATTGCTTCAGACGCCACCAGTGCTGGAGAAGGAACCATCAGAATTATTTTTGAACCAGGCACAGATCCTAATGAAGCTGTGGTTAGAGTTAAAACTAGAGTCGATCAGGTCATGCCTTTGTTACCTGAATTGGTCCAGCGTGAAGGAGTTATCATCACACCAGTCCAACCCAGTATGTTGATGTATGTCAACCTCTATAGCGATGCCAAGAAAAATGACGAGAAATTCCTTTACAACTATTCCTATACCACCATTATTCCTGAACTCCAGCGTATTAACGGTATCGCGAGTGCACAAATTTTAGGTAGTAGAAAGTATGCCATGCGCGTTTGGCTCAAACCTGATAGAATGCGAGCCTATAATGTTTCGGCAGAAGAGGTTCTCAAAGCCATGGAAGAGCAAAGCATCATTGCTAGACCTGGTAGATTGGGTCAAAGTTCTGGTATCAAATCGCAGTCTTTAGAATATGTGTTGTCGTTCCAAGAACGGTACAATAAAGAAGAGCAATACAAGGATATCATCATCAAGGCAAATGCAGAAGGTGAACTTCTCATGCTCAAGGATATTGCAGATGTAGAATTGGGCAGCGAGTTTTTTGATATTTACTCCAATCTGGATGGTAAGCCCTCAGCTTCTATCGTTTTGAAGCAAACCGTAGGAAGCAACGCAAGTGATGTCATCGATCAGGTGAAGTCTACCTTAAGAGATTTTGAAGCTTCTCTACCGCCAGGAGTCGAGTATAAAATCAGTTATGATGTCTCAAATTTCTTGGATGCTTCCATAGAGCAGGTCATTCATACCTTGCGGGATGCTTTCATCTTGGTAGCCATTGTGGTCTTTCTTTTTTTAGGTGACTGGAGATCTACCTTGATTCCTATTATAGCGGTACCTGTTTCTTTGATTGGAGCATTTTTTGTCATGCAATTATTTGGACTCTCCATCAACCTGATCACTTTATTTGCTCTAGTACTCGCGATTGGTATTGTCGTGGATGATGCCATTGTAGTAGTCGAGGCAGTCCATGCCAAAATGGAAGAAGAGCATCTCAATCCCTACGATGCGGTCAAGAAAGTCATCAAAGAGATAGGCGGTGCAATTATCGCCATAACTCTAGTCATGGTCGCAGTGTTCATTCCTATTTCATTTATGTCTGGACCTGTTGGTGTATTCTATCGTCAATTCTCCATTACCATGGCTGGTTCAATCATCATTTCGGCCATCGTGGCTTTGACACTTACACCCGTTTTATGCGCTATGATTCTTAAGAATAATCATGGTAAGCCTAGACATAGATCTATCATGAATAGGTTCATCGACGCCTTTAACCGTGGTTTTGAAAAGCTGACTGGAAGATATATTAAGGTCTTGAGGCACATTGTCAATAGACGTGTAGTGACCTTTGGTATTTTGATAGCATTTTGTGTAGGCATCTTCTTGACTAACGAGGTATTGCCATCAGGCTTTATCCCTAATGAAGATCAAGGAACTATCTATGCTATCATACAAACACCGCCAGGAGCAACACTAGAGCGTACAAATGAAGTCGCCCAAAACCTACAGCGCGTCTGTTCCAAAATTGATGGTGTAGAATCTGTATCATCACTGGCTGGCTACGAGATCATGACTGAAGGTCGTGGATCCAACGCCGGTACTTGTTTGATCAACCTTAAACCCTGGTCAGAACGAGAACATTCCGTTCATGAAATCATGGAAGAATTAGAAGAACAAAGCAAGGATCTAGGTGCCGTTATTGAATACTTTGAGCCGCCAGCAGTACCAGGTTTTGGTTCATCAGGTGGATTCTCCATGCGATTATTGGATAAGACCAACGGTACGGATTATCAGGAATTTGAAAGAGTGAACAATGAGTTTATGGACGCTTTACGCGAAAGAGAGGAACTCACAGGCCTCTTCACATTCTTTGCAGCTAACTATCCTCAAATAGAACTTAAAATCAACAATAAGGCAGCCATGCAAAAAGGAGTTACCATCGGTAACGCCATGGAAAATCTGAATATTTTGATTGGTAGTACCTATGAGCAAGGATTCATTCGTTTCGGTAGGTTCTTCAAAGTGTATACTCAAGCAGGTCCTGAGTACCGTAGGTTATTCTCAGATCTTGAGAAACTATTTGTGAAAAATGAAGAAGGTGAAATGGTTCCATATTCATCCTTCATGACCATGGAAAAGAAACTGGGACCCAATGAGATCACTCGTTACAATCTTTATAATTCAGCTTCCATACGTGGATTGCCTGCCAAAGGATTCACCAGTGGTGACGCCATCGCTGCTATCAACGAGGTCGCAAAGGAACAGTTACCGCGTGGTTATGACATTGCCTATGAAGGATTGTCTTATGATGAGGCTAATCGTGGTAGTGAGTCCATCTACATTTTTGGGGTCGTGTTACTGTTTGTCTATTTCGTTCTTGCAGCACAATATGAAAGCTTCATATTACCATTAGCCGTTATTTTCTCCTTGCCGGTTGGTGTATTTGGATCTTTTGTATTACTCAAATTTATGGGCCTTGCCAATGATATTTATGCGCAAATCGGCTTGATCATGCTGGTAGGACTTTTAGGAAAGAACGCCGTTTTGATCGTTGAATTTGCCGTCCAAAAAAGACGTGAAGGTGCTAACATTCTAGAAGCGGCTATTGAAGGTGCAAGAATGAGATTCCGTCCTATTTTGATGACTTCCTTTGCCTTTATCGCAGGTTTGATACCGTTGGTAATTGCTCATGGTGCAGGTGCGATAGCAAATAAAACCATAGGTGGATCTGCCCTAGGTGGAATGCTATTGGGAACTCTGGTAGGAGTTCTGGTCATACCAGGATTGTATTTCATATTCGGTTCTTGGGCAGATGGAAAATCACTCATTAAGAATGAAGATTACGAGACCGTGTCTCAATCATTCATTAGAAACAGTGAAGAGCAATACGACGCAAAACAAGACATCAGTAAACTACGCAGATTGATGAAAAAGCTGAAGTCTAAAATCAAAAACGATAAAGTTGAAGACCATGATTAG
- a CDS encoding TolC family protein has protein sequence MIRNIKLYAFLILAMVLVHSCAPTLEVREENRAMPDHYRNKLVDSLNTANMKWQDFFADEYLKHLIDTALVNNQELNIMLQRVSVAQNEVQARKGEYLPFVGVQAGAEVEKVGEFTRNGAVETQLPIRENEAFPDPLTDFNVGVQASWELDIWKKLRNSKKAAVMEYLASVEGKNFMVTQLIAELADSYYELITLDNKLDIIEQNLALQTDALRIVKLQKEAARATQLGVRRFDAEVFKNQSEKYEIEQQITEIENKINFLIGRKPSPIARNSANFLDIKVDTINAGLPSQLLQNRPDIRQAEYELMAAKLDVKVARANFFPSIGIKAGVGLQAFKPQYLTSTPESLAYNLVGDLVSPLINRNAIKAQYNTANAQQLQAVFEYEKNILNGYFEVANELSRIDNLKKSYDLKEQQVAALTESIDIINKLFTSARADYMEVLLTQRDALESKMELVETKKDQLLARVDLYQALGGGWK, from the coding sequence ATGATTAGAAACATAAAACTGTATGCCTTTCTCATTTTGGCAATGGTGCTGGTTCATTCCTGTGCGCCTACACTGGAAGTTAGAGAAGAAAATAGAGCGATGCCAGATCATTATAGAAATAAGCTGGTGGATTCCCTGAACACCGCAAACATGAAATGGCAAGATTTCTTTGCAGACGAGTATCTCAAACACCTTATAGATACTGCTCTAGTAAATAATCAAGAGCTTAACATCATGCTGCAACGAGTAAGTGTAGCGCAAAATGAGGTGCAAGCTCGCAAGGGTGAATACTTACCTTTTGTTGGTGTTCAAGCTGGTGCAGAAGTAGAAAAAGTTGGTGAATTTACCAGAAATGGTGCTGTAGAAACACAACTTCCCATACGTGAGAATGAAGCATTTCCAGATCCATTGACAGATTTTAATGTAGGTGTTCAAGCCTCCTGGGAATTGGATATCTGGAAAAAACTGCGCAATTCAAAAAAGGCAGCCGTAATGGAATATCTAGCCAGCGTTGAAGGGAAAAACTTTATGGTGACCCAACTCATTGCAGAACTGGCCGACTCCTATTATGAGCTCATAACGTTGGACAACAAACTGGACATCATTGAACAAAACCTTGCCTTGCAAACTGATGCGCTGCGCATTGTAAAGCTTCAAAAAGAGGCTGCAAGAGCAACCCAGTTGGGTGTGAGACGTTTTGATGCAGAGGTATTTAAGAACCAGAGCGAGAAGTATGAGATTGAACAACAGATCACTGAAATTGAGAACAAAATCAATTTCTTGATAGGAAGGAAACCGTCTCCTATAGCTCGTAATTCGGCTAATTTTCTTGATATAAAGGTAGACACTATCAATGCAGGCCTACCGTCACAGCTGCTACAAAACAGACCTGATATAAGACAGGCAGAATATGAATTGATGGCTGCAAAACTCGATGTGAAGGTCGCAAGAGCCAACTTCTTTCCTTCCATCGGGATTAAGGCAGGCGTAGGCTTACAAGCCTTCAAACCTCAATACCTAACCTCAACTCCAGAATCTCTAGCATACAATCTCGTTGGAGACCTGGTAAGTCCATTGATCAATAGAAATGCCATCAAAGCACAGTACAACACGGCGAATGCACAGCAATTACAGGCTGTTTTTGAGTATGAGAAGAACATCCTTAATGGATACTTTGAGGTGGCAAACGAGCTGTCACGTATTGATAACCTCAAAAAGAGTTATGACCTCAAGGAACAGCAAGTTGCCGCGTTGACTGAATCTATTGACATCATCAACAAACTGTTCACCTCAGCCAGAGCAGATTATATGGAGGTTTTGTTGACCCAACGCGATGCTTTGGAATCAAAAATGGAACTTGTTGAAACTAAAAAAGATCAACTCCTTGCTAGAGTAGATCTTTATCAGGCGCTAGGTGGCGGCTGGAAGTAG
- a CDS encoding DMT family transporter: MKELHKAILFMMLSAFAFAIMNGLVKYLADFSAYQLVFFRSIGTLLITSSLLMYHKIPMLGNKRWLLILRGVAGAISLLLFFASLKFLPVGTAVTLRYLSPIFAAIFAVIWLKERIKPLQWLFFLLAFAGVLVLKGFDDGLSLIGLSMIILSALFMGLIFVVISKIGKQDHPMVVVNYFMFIGTVLGGLLSIGNWKNPIGVEWIWLGILGIVGFVGQLYMTKAFQIASTNQIAPLKYLEVIFTVMIGAFWFLEIYTWWSLLGILMVMAGLTLNILYKGRNA, from the coding sequence ATGAAGGAATTACATAAAGCGATTTTATTTATGATGTTAAGTGCTTTTGCATTTGCTATCATGAACGGTCTCGTAAAATATCTTGCCGATTTTAGTGCCTATCAGTTGGTCTTTTTTAGATCTATTGGGACTTTATTGATTACTTCAAGTCTTCTTATGTACCATAAGATTCCCATGTTGGGTAACAAGCGATGGTTGTTGATTTTGAGAGGTGTTGCCGGTGCGATTTCCCTTCTCTTATTTTTTGCTTCCTTAAAATTCCTGCCGGTAGGTACTGCGGTGACCTTGCGGTATTTGTCGCCTATTTTTGCGGCCATTTTTGCAGTGATCTGGCTCAAGGAACGTATCAAACCTTTGCAGTGGCTTTTCTTTTTGCTGGCATTTGCAGGAGTTTTGGTCCTCAAGGGATTTGATGACGGCCTCAGTTTGATAGGCTTGAGCATGATCATACTTTCGGCGTTATTTATGGGGTTGATATTTGTAGTCATTTCCAAAATAGGGAAGCAGGATCATCCTATGGTTGTGGTCAACTACTTCATGTTTATTGGGACCGTGCTGGGCGGTTTACTCTCTATAGGCAACTGGAAAAACCCGATAGGAGTAGAATGGATATGGTTGGGAATATTGGGAATCGTAGGTTTTGTAGGCCAGCTGTATATGACCAAAGCTTTTCAAATTGCCTCTACCAATCAGATTGCACCTTTAAAATATCTGGAAGTGATTTTTACCGTGATGATAGGTGCATTTTGGTTTCTTGAAATCTATACCTGGTGGTCGCTACTGGGTATTTTGATGGTCATGGCAGGATTGACCTTGAATATTTTGTACAAAGGCAGAAACGCCTGA
- a CDS encoding alginate lyase family protein produces MIKRFLFFLVSVLSISCLQKKNNFLDQVVAIERDRVLTKVDTLIDLEPITISQDTAVRSAGTVHDFYSEGDYWWPDPQNPEGPYIRRDGLTNPDNFTAHRESMLRFSQIVGALGSAYQITGDIAFAKAIQPHLHAWFVHPQTRMNPSLNYGQAIKGKTTGRGIGIIDTVHLVEVALSIERIQNSGVLTQSELSTIKNWFAHYVEWLTTSTFGQEERDNGNNHSVTWALQVTAFARVAGDQDQLQKMRNFYKQTLLPQQMAADGSFPEETSRTKPYGYSIFNLDAMTALAQLLSTKDQNLFDHQTDQGLSLSNGMEFLYPFLKDKSSWPYDPDVMYWENWPVAQPSLLFSSYHYQEEKYMDLWKTLDRDFSMVEVVRNMPVKHYTLWFDDL; encoded by the coding sequence ATGATCAAGCGCTTCCTTTTCTTTCTAGTTAGTGTCCTGTCGATTTCCTGCCTGCAGAAAAAGAATAACTTCTTAGATCAAGTGGTTGCCATAGAAAGGGATCGTGTTCTTACTAAGGTGGATACACTAATAGACCTTGAGCCCATAACGATTTCACAGGATACCGCCGTGCGCAGCGCTGGTACCGTTCATGATTTTTATTCTGAAGGTGATTACTGGTGGCCAGATCCGCAAAACCCAGAAGGGCCGTACATCAGAAGAGACGGTCTTACAAATCCAGATAATTTTACGGCTCACCGCGAGTCCATGCTTCGTTTTTCACAAATTGTCGGCGCCTTGGGAAGTGCTTACCAGATTACTGGTGATATCGCTTTCGCTAAAGCGATACAACCGCACCTACACGCGTGGTTCGTCCATCCTCAAACCCGCATGAATCCCAGCTTGAACTATGGCCAGGCCATTAAGGGAAAGACCACCGGCCGCGGTATAGGCATCATTGATACGGTCCACCTGGTGGAAGTAGCTCTGTCAATCGAGCGCATTCAAAACTCAGGAGTGCTTACCCAATCAGAACTATCTACCATCAAAAACTGGTTTGCACACTATGTGGAATGGTTGACGACCAGCACATTTGGTCAAGAAGAGCGTGACAACGGCAATAATCATAGTGTGACCTGGGCACTACAGGTTACGGCATTTGCTAGGGTTGCAGGCGATCAAGACCAACTTCAAAAAATGCGAAACTTTTATAAGCAAACCTTGTTGCCACAACAAATGGCGGCAGACGGAAGCTTTCCTGAAGAAACTAGCAGAACCAAGCCTTATGGATATTCCATTTTCAATCTGGACGCCATGACAGCGCTGGCACAATTACTATCTACAAAGGACCAAAACCTTTTTGATCATCAAACAGATCAAGGCTTGAGTTTATCCAATGGTATGGAGTTTTTATATCCATTTCTTAAGGATAAATCCAGCTGGCCCTATGATCCAGATGTGATGTATTGGGAAAACTGGCCTGTGGCACAGCCCAGTCTTTTATTTAGCAGTTATCATTACCAAGAAGAGAAATATATGGATCTTTGGAAAACCTTGGATCGCGACTTCTCAATGGTTGAAGTGGTCAGAAACATGCCCGTCAAGCACTACACATTGTGGTTTGATGACCTCTAG
- a CDS encoding glycoside hydrolase family 2 protein encodes MKRIIMLLLLIGLIACDDQFNSSSDSRQRTKVNINEDWEYLENPTQDFADANKATGWEAIHLPHTWNALDATDLEPGYRRSSSWYKKNVELDRLLENTVYQIYFEGVNIVSEVYFNGEKVGGHIGGYIGFTVDVSDLIRYGNNELLIRVDNSYDPEVIPSQKSDFFIYGGITRDVWFITLPKTHIDHVKITTPDVSLQGASVVADVAVNNAGENTRLSAKLTSPSGKTYEKKDVKIKDGISTILFDDILEPELWSPNNPNLYTLTTTITEEDKVVDQMDETLGLRWFEFKDYGAFYLNGERLLLRGTHRHEEHAGVGAAMSNEQHRADMELIKSMGTNFVRLAHYPQDPEIYKACDELGLIVWDELPWCRGGLGNDTWKENTTGMLKEIIEQNYNHPSIVFWSLGNEMYWLPDFEDGGNTNNMNEYLKSLNDLAHEMDPYRVTAIRKYYEGADIVDVFSPSIWSGWYSGSYKSYQKAIDQYKAEYKHFIHTEYGGSSHFGRHTENPITGEGEIQADGWEEAIVQTDVANIAQIGDWSENYMVDLFDWHLRISETDSTFIGNAQWAFKDFGTPLRPENDIPYVNQKGLTDRAGNLKDSYYVFKSYWSDEPFAYIESHTWTERQGPEGTKRDISVYSNLKNVEFFLNGESLGSKTKDINKFPASGLTWTVDFKEGNNTLKAVGQDQDGNTVTDEMTVNYRYTKNKKPVELTLEYEQLENGNYLFTTYAKDADGLRCLDYEDRVYFQCMSGGTTMKSLGTPTGSESIKMANGKAQIEVVPDDDSSTELVMMVLNQSFKGTYTKVE; translated from the coding sequence ATGAAGCGTATCATTATGCTCCTATTGTTAATTGGTCTTATCGCCTGCGATGATCAATTCAACTCCTCAAGCGACTCCAGACAACGAACTAAAGTCAACATCAATGAAGATTGGGAATACTTGGAGAATCCAACTCAGGATTTTGCAGATGCCAATAAAGCTACAGGGTGGGAAGCTATCCATCTACCACACACATGGAATGCTCTGGACGCCACAGATCTTGAACCAGGATATCGACGTAGCTCCAGCTGGTACAAAAAGAATGTAGAGTTGGACAGATTACTGGAAAACACTGTTTATCAAATTTATTTTGAAGGTGTCAATATCGTGTCTGAGGTTTATTTTAATGGTGAAAAGGTAGGTGGTCATATAGGTGGCTACATTGGTTTCACTGTCGATGTGAGTGATTTAATACGCTATGGTAACAATGAATTATTGATTCGAGTTGATAATAGCTATGATCCAGAAGTCATTCCAAGTCAGAAAAGTGATTTCTTTATTTATGGCGGTATTACTAGAGATGTGTGGTTTATAACTCTACCCAAAACTCACATCGATCACGTGAAGATCACCACACCTGATGTTTCCCTACAAGGAGCTTCCGTTGTGGCAGATGTTGCCGTAAATAATGCTGGCGAAAACACCAGACTTTCTGCAAAGCTCACCAGCCCATCTGGAAAGACCTATGAGAAAAAGGATGTCAAGATTAAAGATGGTATTTCGACAATTTTGTTTGATGATATTCTAGAGCCTGAATTGTGGAGCCCAAATAATCCTAACCTATATACACTCACCACAACAATAACTGAGGAAGATAAAGTTGTGGACCAGATGGATGAAACACTGGGATTGAGATGGTTTGAGTTTAAGGACTATGGAGCCTTTTATTTAAATGGAGAACGTCTACTGTTGCGAGGAACGCATCGTCATGAAGAACATGCTGGAGTAGGAGCAGCCATGAGCAATGAGCAACATAGGGCAGATATGGAACTAATCAAAAGCATGGGAACCAATTTTGTGAGATTGGCACATTATCCACAAGATCCAGAGATCTATAAAGCCTGCGATGAGTTGGGACTAATCGTCTGGGATGAATTACCATGGTGTCGTGGTGGATTGGGAAATGACACCTGGAAAGAAAATACTACTGGAATGCTCAAAGAAATTATCGAGCAAAACTACAATCATCCCAGCATTGTTTTCTGGTCGCTAGGTAACGAGATGTATTGGCTGCCAGATTTTGAGGATGGCGGCAACACAAACAATATGAATGAATATCTCAAGTCGCTTAACGATCTAGCGCATGAGATGGATCCTTATCGAGTCACTGCCATTAGAAAATATTATGAGGGCGCAGATATAGTCGATGTATTTTCACCCAGCATCTGGTCTGGTTGGTATTCTGGAAGCTATAAAAGCTACCAAAAGGCCATTGATCAATACAAAGCAGAATACAAACACTTTATCCATACCGAGTATGGCGGCAGTAGTCACTTTGGTAGGCATACAGAAAACCCCATTACAGGTGAAGGAGAAATCCAGGCGGACGGTTGGGAAGAAGCCATTGTACAAACTGATGTGGCCAATATTGCACAGATAGGCGACTGGAGTGAGAACTATATGGTGGATCTTTTTGATTGGCACCTGCGTATATCAGAGACAGACAGCACCTTTATAGGGAACGCACAATGGGCGTTCAAGGACTTTGGAACGCCATTGCGACCAGAAAATGACATACCATATGTGAACCAAAAAGGGCTGACAGATCGCGCTGGAAACTTGAAAGATTCCTACTATGTATTTAAAAGCTACTGGAGCGATGAGCCATTTGCCTACATAGAGTCACATACCTGGACAGAGCGTCAAGGACCTGAAGGAACTAAACGCGACATAAGTGTCTATAGCAACTTGAAGAACGTTGAATTCTTCCTCAATGGTGAGAGTTTGGGAAGCAAGACTAAGGATATCAACAAATTCCCGGCATCTGGATTGACCTGGACCGTTGATTTCAAAGAAGGAAATAACACCTTAAAAGCCGTAGGCCAGGATCAAGATGGCAATACTGTTACTGACGAGATGACTGTGAATTATAGGTATACAAAAAACAAGAAACCCGTCGAATTGACACTGGAATATGAACAATTGGAAAATGGAAACTATCTGTTCACCACTTATGCCAAGGATGCCGATGGATTGAGGTGCCTGGATTATGAAGACCGCGTTTATTTTCAGTGTATGTCTGGTGGGACCACTATGAAGAGTTTGGGAACACCTACCGGTAGCGAATCCATTAAAATGGCAAATGGTAAAGCACAAATTGAAGTCGTGCCAGATGACGACTCCAGCACAGAGTTGGTCATGATGGTATTGAACCAAAGCTTCAAGGGTACCTACACTAAAGTAGAATAA
- a CDS encoding glycoside hydrolase family 88 protein — protein sequence MMNNFYKSLIFWAVGLTLMSCKQDQSQSEELKPYNAQEALEVRYEKLASYPVDSLSFPRSYSRKENAVQKVPSKDWTSGFYVGNLFQIHSLTGEDRFQKVALEWLPYMQKEELNDGTHDMGFKIWCSYGEAYEQTGDTAYEKVILKGAQTLSTRFNETVGSLRSWDFNDDIWEFPVIIDNMMNLELLFEATRISGDSTYHNLAVQHANTTLKNHFREDQSSVHVTVYDTISGAVKQRVTHQGLNDDSSWARGQGWAIYGYTMAYRYTKDPAYLNQAKKTAAFFLDHKNLPDDGIPYWDFNDPAIPDAPRDVSAGALVASGLVELYSYTNDQKYLDYSNKVLSSLKSQEYILPADFDAPFILDHSTGNWPKNDEIDEPIVYGDYYFLELMLRLNNLNNN from the coding sequence ATGATGAATAATTTTTATAAGTCCCTAATATTTTGGGCGGTAGGCTTGACACTCATGAGTTGCAAGCAGGACCAGAGTCAAAGTGAAGAGCTCAAGCCCTATAACGCTCAAGAAGCGCTTGAGGTGCGTTATGAAAAGTTAGCTTCCTATCCTGTGGATTCTCTCTCTTTTCCGCGTAGTTATAGTCGTAAGGAAAACGCCGTGCAAAAAGTGCCTTCAAAAGACTGGACCAGTGGTTTTTATGTGGGGAACTTGTTTCAAATTCATAGTTTGACCGGTGAGGATCGCTTTCAAAAAGTGGCGCTTGAATGGCTGCCCTACATGCAGAAGGAAGAACTCAATGATGGTACTCATGACATGGGTTTTAAGATTTGGTGTAGTTATGGAGAAGCTTATGAGCAAACTGGTGATACGGCTTATGAAAAAGTAATCTTAAAGGGTGCACAGACTTTATCCACAAGATTTAATGAGACAGTAGGCTCCTTGCGCAGTTGGGATTTTAATGATGACATCTGGGAATTCCCGGTAATCATAGATAATATGATGAATCTGGAATTGTTGTTTGAAGCTACACGCATCAGCGGTGATAGTACGTATCACAACCTAGCGGTCCAGCATGCAAATACGACTCTTAAGAATCACTTTAGAGAGGATCAAAGCAGCGTTCATGTGACGGTTTATGATACTATTTCAGGAGCCGTAAAGCAAAGAGTGACACACCAAGGTCTTAACGATGACTCTTCATGGGCACGTGGACAAGGCTGGGCGATTTATGGCTATACGATGGCCTACCGTTACACTAAAGATCCAGCTTATCTCAATCAAGCCAAAAAAACAGCGGCGTTTTTTCTAGACCACAAAAACTTACCAGATGACGGTATACCTTACTGGGATTTCAATGATCCAGCCATTCCAGATGCGCCACGAGATGTCAGTGCTGGAGCACTAGTCGCCTCAGGTCTAGTAGAGCTATACTCGTACACCAATGATCAAAAATATCTTGACTATAGCAACAAGGTTCTTTCAAGTTTGAAGTCACAAGAATATATTCTACCAGCTGATTTTGATGCGCCGTTCATTTTGGATCACAGTACGGGCAACTGGCCTAAAAATGACGAAATAGATGAACCTATCGTCTATGGTGATTATTATTTCCTTGAACTCATGTTGCGCTTGAATAATCTCAACAATAATTAA